One genomic segment of Bradyrhizobium prioriisuperbiae includes these proteins:
- a CDS encoding LysR family transcriptional regulator, whose amino-acid sequence MRQLEYFVRVCEAGSLTKAAELLGVAQPALGLQIKSLEDELGMQLLVRTPRGTVTTDAGEILLEDARVILNRVRELRRKLRDVGTAAKRSIMLGMTPSLTNLLTSRLLGALPKEAPHVKVQILEEFSHSLIERVDRGQLDLALAYSIPADHPLAREPLLREALFFVCCPGSEFDRPGPLPFRDLAMAEYVMPGEGDLVRQRVEETLHRNSLPLNIIYQVQSSQAMKDVIARGMACGVLPYGTIAKELAAKSLVARPIIDPPIVRELFVVWPSGRTLTKDERRVLTIIKGLLRSLLIEIPELAEWHSAA is encoded by the coding sequence ATGCGGCAGCTGGAGTATTTCGTGCGGGTCTGCGAGGCGGGCAGCCTCACCAAGGCGGCCGAGCTACTCGGTGTCGCCCAGCCGGCCCTGGGGTTGCAGATCAAGAGCCTCGAGGACGAACTCGGCATGCAGCTCCTGGTCCGGACACCAAGGGGAACCGTCACCACGGATGCGGGCGAAATCCTGCTGGAAGACGCGCGGGTCATCCTGAACCGGGTGCGAGAGCTACGGCGGAAGCTGCGCGATGTGGGCACCGCCGCGAAGCGCTCCATCATGCTCGGCATGACGCCGAGTCTGACCAATCTGCTGACGAGCCGGCTGCTTGGCGCGCTTCCCAAAGAGGCGCCGCACGTCAAGGTGCAGATCCTCGAGGAATTCAGCCATAGTTTGATCGAACGGGTCGACCGCGGTCAGCTCGACCTTGCACTGGCCTACAGCATTCCCGCCGATCACCCGCTGGCGCGCGAGCCGCTGCTGCGGGAAGCGCTGTTTTTTGTGTGCTGTCCGGGCTCGGAGTTCGATCGGCCAGGGCCGCTGCCGTTCCGCGATCTCGCCATGGCGGAATATGTCATGCCGGGCGAGGGCGATCTGGTTCGCCAGCGTGTGGAAGAAACGTTACACCGCAACAGCCTGCCCCTGAACATCATCTATCAGGTGCAGTCATCGCAGGCGATGAAGGATGTGATCGCCCGTGGCATGGCCTGCGGGGTGCTGCCTTACGGAACAATCGCCAAGGAACTCGCTGCCAAATCCCTGGTCGCCCGTCCCATTATCGATCCGCCGATCGTGAGGGAGCTGTTCGTGGTTTGGCCGTCCGGCAGGACGCTGACGAAGGATGAGCGCCGGGTTCTGACCATCATCAAGGGTCTGTTGCGGAGTCTCTTGATCGAGATCCCGGAACTGGCGGAGTGGCACTCCGCCGCTTAG
- a CDS encoding thiamine pyrophosphate-binding protein: MGRAETAAFGSDIVAETLRSLDIPYIALNPGASFRGLHDSLVNHLGNDRPQMLLCLHEEHAVAIAQGYAKVTGKAMAVAVHSNVGLFHATMAIFNAWCDRMPVLVIGATGPLDAEKRRPWIDWIHTARDQGAIVRNYIKWDDQPASPGAAREALIRATWIAETLPAGPVYVNLDAWMQEAPLAAPLPPLDPRRLAPKIEQRPAAEDVDRVAAMLRAAKRPLILVGRVSRSERGWAERIALAEAVGARVLTDLKVGAGFPTDHRLSLAPPGVFPLPPAHAALEQADVVLSLDWIALNGVLPSRPAAQVIHVSLDHHLHNGWSMDHQALAPVDQLIAADPDALVSALCRALAVASGAVETAVVTSPESGLESADAAGPLLVSDLAVRLRAALAGRLVSLLHLPLSWDGAFWPFRHPLDFIGSDGGGGIGAGPGISVGAALALRGSGRLPVSICGDGDFLMGVTALWTAVHYKLPLLLVVANNRSFFNDEVHQERVARARGRPVENKWIGQRMTDPEIDLAGMARAQGAEGFGPVTARAELDQAYRRAIAVVEAGGVAVVDVRVEPGYTPAMASALTRETKIRETKE, encoded by the coding sequence ATGGGCCGCGCCGAAACAGCTGCCTTTGGCAGCGACATCGTGGCCGAAACCCTGAGGTCGCTGGACATTCCCTATATCGCGCTCAATCCCGGCGCGAGCTTCCGTGGCTTGCACGACAGCCTGGTCAATCATCTCGGCAACGACCGGCCGCAGATGCTGCTCTGCCTCCATGAGGAGCACGCGGTCGCGATCGCGCAGGGCTATGCCAAGGTTACAGGCAAGGCGATGGCCGTCGCGGTCCATTCCAATGTCGGCCTGTTCCACGCCACCATGGCCATCTTCAACGCTTGGTGCGATCGCATGCCGGTGCTCGTGATCGGTGCGACCGGCCCGCTCGATGCCGAGAAGCGGCGCCCCTGGATCGACTGGATCCACACCGCGCGGGACCAGGGCGCGATTGTCCGCAATTACATCAAATGGGATGACCAGCCGGCATCCCCCGGTGCCGCTCGCGAGGCGCTGATCCGCGCGACATGGATCGCCGAAACGCTTCCCGCGGGGCCGGTCTACGTCAATCTTGATGCCTGGATGCAGGAGGCGCCGCTCGCCGCTCCGCTGCCGCCGCTTGACCCCAGGCGTCTCGCACCGAAGATCGAGCAGCGGCCGGCCGCAGAAGATGTCGACCGCGTTGCCGCCATGCTCCGTGCAGCGAAGCGGCCGCTGATTCTGGTTGGCCGCGTCTCTCGCTCGGAGCGCGGATGGGCGGAGCGCATCGCGCTTGCGGAAGCGGTCGGCGCGCGTGTGCTCACCGACCTTAAAGTGGGCGCCGGCTTTCCAACCGATCATCGGCTCTCGCTCGCGCCACCCGGCGTATTCCCCCTGCCTCCAGCCCATGCTGCGCTGGAGCAGGCCGATGTCGTGCTCAGCCTTGATTGGATCGCTCTCAACGGCGTGCTGCCGTCCAGGCCGGCGGCGCAGGTGATCCATGTGTCGCTCGATCACCATCTGCATAACGGTTGGAGCATGGACCATCAGGCACTCGCGCCGGTCGATCAGTTGATCGCTGCCGATCCGGATGCGCTGGTGTCGGCGCTCTGCCGTGCACTCGCCGTCGCGAGCGGTGCCGTGGAGACGGCCGTCGTGACGTCGCCGGAGTCGGGGCTGGAATCGGCTGATGCCGCGGGACCGCTTTTGGTCTCCGATCTGGCCGTCCGGCTCAGGGCGGCGCTCGCCGGAAGGCTGGTGTCGCTGCTGCACCTGCCACTGTCCTGGGACGGAGCGTTCTGGCCGTTCCGCCATCCGCTCGATTTCATCGGTTCCGACGGCGGCGGAGGCATCGGTGCCGGGCCGGGCATCTCGGTTGGCGCAGCACTTGCGCTGAGGGGCAGCGGCCGGCTGCCGGTCTCGATCTGCGGCGATGGCGACTTCCTGATGGGCGTGACCGCGCTGTGGACCGCGGTGCACTACAAGCTGCCGCTGCTCCTCGTTGTCGCCAACAACCGTTCCTTCTTCAACGATGAGGTGCATCAGGAGCGGGTGGCACGGGCGCGCGGGCGCCCGGTGGAGAACAAATGGATCGGACAGCGCATGACCGATCCGGAGATCGATCTCGCCGGGATGGCGCGCGCGCAGGGCGCCGAAGGGTTTGGCCCGGTGACGGCCCGCGCAGAGTTGGACCAGGCCTATCGCCGCGCGATTGCGGTGGTCGAGGCCGGCGGGGTCGCGGTGGTCGATGTGCGGGTCGAACCCGGCTACACGCCGGCCATGGCGAGCGCTCTCACGCGGGAGACCAAGATCCGGGAGACCAAGGAATGA
- a CDS encoding aldehyde dehydrogenase family protein, giving the protein MARVTTHERMLIGGELVVSESGLWDDSINPATEEVIGRVPSATAEDVARAAAAAEAAWPAWSAMPVSERAEQLREFGRRLLARAEEILHVEVADTGNTITPMRGDVRMAVESLNYYAGLAHEVKGETFPATPDKIHFTLREPYGVVARIVPFNHPLMFAVARTAAALASGNAVIVKPPETSPLSAMVLADIARDALPAGIFNIITGPGRTAGDALVRHPAIKRIAFIGSTVTGRAIQRSAADAGVKHVTLELGGKNPMIVFPDADVDAVAKAAVGGMNFTWQGQSCGSTSRLLLHEDIHDAVVERVAARVADLRVGDPSRADTDMGPINSADQLRKVVGFIEDGRREGARLLAGGEPPAGAEFQRGFWVRPTVFADVRPQMRLWREEVFGPILSVGRWRSLEEAITLANSTEFGLTAAIWTNDIKNALNTAKRVRSGHIWINGFGSHYLGVPFGGMKNSGIGREEGIEELLSYTETKTINVIL; this is encoded by the coding sequence ATGGCACGTGTCACGACACATGAGCGCATGCTGATCGGCGGAGAACTCGTGGTCAGCGAAAGCGGCCTGTGGGACGATTCGATCAATCCGGCTACCGAGGAGGTGATCGGCCGTGTTCCCTCTGCAACGGCCGAGGACGTCGCACGGGCCGCTGCCGCCGCCGAAGCCGCGTGGCCGGCCTGGTCGGCCATGCCAGTGAGCGAGCGCGCGGAGCAGTTGCGTGAATTCGGACGGCGGCTGCTGGCGCGCGCTGAGGAAATCCTGCACGTCGAAGTCGCGGATACCGGCAACACCATCACGCCGATGCGCGGCGACGTTCGCATGGCCGTCGAAAGCCTGAATTACTATGCCGGCCTCGCGCACGAGGTGAAGGGCGAGACCTTTCCCGCCACGCCGGACAAGATCCATTTCACGTTGCGCGAACCCTATGGTGTCGTCGCCCGCATCGTGCCGTTCAACCATCCGCTGATGTTCGCCGTGGCGCGAACCGCGGCCGCGCTGGCGTCGGGCAACGCGGTGATCGTCAAGCCGCCCGAAACCAGTCCGCTCTCGGCCATGGTGCTGGCCGATATCGCGCGCGACGCGCTTCCGGCCGGCATCTTCAACATCATAACCGGACCCGGACGGACGGCGGGTGACGCCCTTGTCAGGCACCCTGCGATCAAACGGATCGCCTTCATCGGATCGACCGTCACCGGCCGCGCCATCCAGCGATCCGCGGCCGACGCCGGGGTCAAGCATGTGACCCTCGAACTCGGCGGCAAGAACCCGATGATCGTCTTCCCCGACGCGGACGTGGACGCCGTCGCAAAGGCGGCGGTCGGAGGCATGAATTTCACGTGGCAGGGGCAGTCGTGCGGTTCAACCAGCCGGCTGCTCTTGCACGAGGATATCCATGACGCGGTGGTCGAGCGTGTCGCGGCCCGCGTGGCCGACCTGCGCGTGGGTGATCCGTCCAGGGCGGATACTGATATGGGCCCGATCAATTCGGCCGACCAGCTCCGCAAAGTGGTCGGCTTCATCGAGGATGGACGGCGGGAGGGTGCCCGTCTGCTCGCCGGCGGCGAACCGCCGGCCGGCGCCGAATTCCAGCGCGGCTTCTGGGTCCGGCCGACGGTGTTCGCCGACGTTCGGCCGCAGATGCGCTTGTGGCGTGAAGAGGTTTTCGGGCCGATCCTGTCCGTCGGCCGCTGGCGCAGTCTCGAGGAGGCGATCACCCTCGCGAACAGCACGGAATTCGGCCTGACCGCGGCGATCTGGACCAACGATATCAAGAACGCTCTCAACACCGCAAAACGCGTGCGATCCGGTCACATCTGGATCAACGGCTTCGGCTCGCATTATCTCGGCGTGCCGTTCGGCGGCATGAAGAACAGCGGGATCGGACGGGAGGAAGGCATCGAGGAACTGCTCAGCTACACGGAAACGAAGACGATCAACGTAATCCTATAG
- the cobA gene encoding uroporphyrinogen-III C-methyltransferase, translating to MSGFVSFVSAGPGDPELLTLKAVARLRAADVVLYDDLASGAILDHARPRAKLVAVGKRAGRPSTKQQHVNELLVEHATAGACVVRLKSGDAGIFGRLEEEIAALRAAGIGYEIVPGVTSACAAAAQAGIPLTRRYTSRRVQFVTGADVTGQLPTNLNWSALADPESTTVVYMGQRTFPALAAKLIAHGLAPDTPALLAESLGHVEERLVRTTVAALAERLAQSGPAATAAVILFGALAGETP from the coding sequence GTGAGCGGCTTCGTTTCCTTTGTCTCGGCCGGTCCTGGCGATCCCGAGCTATTGACGCTCAAGGCGGTTGCGCGTCTGCGCGCGGCCGATGTCGTGCTCTACGACGATCTCGCGTCAGGCGCGATCCTTGATCATGCCCGTCCCAGGGCCAAGCTGGTGGCGGTTGGCAAGCGTGCAGGCCGCCCCTCGACCAAGCAACAGCACGTCAACGAACTGCTTGTCGAGCACGCTACGGCCGGCGCGTGCGTCGTGCGATTGAAGTCGGGAGATGCCGGAATCTTCGGCCGGCTTGAGGAGGAGATCGCCGCGCTGCGCGCGGCGGGCATCGGCTATGAGATTGTTCCCGGGGTTACTTCGGCGTGTGCTGCCGCAGCGCAGGCGGGCATCCCGCTGACCCGACGATACACATCGCGCCGTGTCCAGTTCGTGACTGGCGCCGACGTGACCGGGCAGTTGCCGACCAATCTCAATTGGTCCGCGCTGGCCGATCCGGAATCGACGACCGTCGTCTATATGGGTCAGCGAACGTTCCCGGCCCTTGCCGCGAAACTGATCGCCCATGGTTTGGCCCCCGATACGCCGGCGCTGCTCGCCGAATCTCTCGGTCATGTCGAGGAAAGGCTTGTCCGGACCACGGTTGCGGCACTCGCCGAACGGCTGGCACAAAGCGGCCCCGCAGCGACAGCGGCCGTCATTTTGTTCGGCGCATTGGCGGGAGAAACGCCGTGA
- a CDS encoding ABC transporter ATP-binding protein, with protein MSATIQALAMSAQSQSAKSLSAAAPLQAPVLVVDDVVQSFMTPDGPIVAVDHMSLDVAPGEFLTVIGPSGCGKSTLFSVIGGLLAPTEGRIRVAGELVSGPHPAIGMVFQEESTFPWRTVVDNVAFPLEIRGLPKAERLERARHFISLVGLDGFERRYPAELSGGMRQRVAIARTLAFEPKILLMDEPFAALDEQTRLLLGDKVLEIQQALKQTIVLITHNIAEAVQLSDRIVVMTYRPGRTKRIVDIDLPRPRTSEIVGSDMFGRYVAEIWSDLRDEASRGMIETERASRARG; from the coding sequence ATGAGCGCGACGATTCAGGCCCTCGCCATGTCCGCCCAATCTCAGTCCGCCAAATCCCTGTCGGCGGCGGCGCCCCTCCAGGCGCCGGTTCTTGTGGTCGACGACGTGGTCCAGAGCTTCATGACGCCGGACGGGCCGATCGTCGCCGTCGATCATATGTCGCTCGATGTCGCGCCCGGCGAATTCCTGACCGTCATCGGGCCGTCCGGCTGCGGCAAGTCCACGTTGTTCAGCGTCATCGGCGGCCTGCTGGCTCCGACGGAGGGGCGCATCCGGGTCGCCGGCGAACTGGTCTCCGGGCCGCATCCGGCGATCGGCATGGTGTTCCAGGAGGAATCGACCTTTCCTTGGCGGACGGTCGTCGACAATGTCGCCTTTCCGCTGGAGATCCGCGGCTTGCCGAAGGCGGAGAGGCTGGAGCGGGCGCGCCATTTCATTTCGCTGGTCGGGCTCGACGGTTTCGAACGGCGCTACCCGGCAGAACTGTCCGGGGGGATGCGGCAGCGCGTGGCGATCGCGCGCACGCTGGCCTTCGAACCCAAGATCCTGCTGATGGATGAACCGTTCGCGGCGCTCGACGAACAGACCCGTCTCCTGCTGGGCGACAAGGTGCTCGAGATCCAGCAGGCGCTGAAGCAGACGATCGTGCTCATCACCCACAATATTGCCGAGGCGGTGCAACTGTCCGACCGCATCGTGGTGATGACCTATCGGCCGGGGCGCACCAAGCGGATCGTCGATATCGATCTGCCACGGCCGCGAACCTCCGAGATCGTCGGCAGCGACATGTTCGGCCGCTATGTTGCGGAGATCTGGAGCGATCTGCGCGACGAGGCAAGTCGGGGCATGATCGAGACCGAGCGCGCCTCGCGGGCGCGGGGCTGA
- the cobF gene encoding precorrin-6A synthase (deacetylating) encodes MTLALSLIGIGCGDPEQLTRAAVRAINAADLILIPRKGALKSDLAELRRSICAQVLTNSRTRIIEFDLPVRDAGQDDYRKGVDEWHDAVAATWSREIARHLGGEGRAALLIWGDPSLFDSSLRIARRLDPAPSIEVIPGITSIQALCAAHALPLNEIGEPFLVTTGRRLREDGWPSGTDTVVVMLDGGMAFQSLEPDGLQIWWGAYLGMPDQVIVSGALAEVGPHIVATRQQARERHGWIMDSYIIRRDRAEVSK; translated from the coding sequence GTGACGCTGGCGCTGTCCCTGATCGGCATTGGTTGCGGCGACCCCGAGCAACTGACGCGCGCGGCTGTTCGCGCCATCAATGCGGCCGATCTCATCCTGATTCCGCGCAAGGGCGCCCTCAAGTCCGATCTCGCTGAGCTGCGCCGGTCGATCTGTGCGCAGGTGCTCACGAACAGCCGCACGCGCATCATCGAGTTCGATCTGCCCGTGCGTGACGCCGGCCAGGATGACTACCGCAAGGGCGTTGATGAATGGCACGACGCCGTGGCCGCAACCTGGTCGCGGGAAATCGCACGCCATCTCGGAGGTGAGGGGCGCGCGGCTCTGCTGATCTGGGGCGATCCGTCCCTGTTCGATTCAAGCCTGCGGATCGCGCGACGGCTCGATCCGGCACCAAGCATCGAGGTGATCCCGGGCATCACCTCGATCCAGGCGTTATGCGCGGCGCATGCGCTGCCGCTGAACGAGATCGGCGAGCCGTTCCTGGTGACGACGGGGCGACGGCTGCGCGAAGACGGTTGGCCGTCGGGGACGGACACCGTGGTGGTGATGCTCGATGGTGGTATGGCCTTCCAGTCGCTCGAGCCGGATGGGCTGCAGATCTGGTGGGGCGCTTATCTCGGTATGCCCGACCAGGTCATCGTATCCGGGGCGCTGGCCGAGGTCGGCCCTCACATCGTGGCCACACGGCAGCAAGCGCGCGAAAGGCATGGCTGGATCATGGACAGCTATATTATCAGGCGCGACAGAGCGGAGGTGTCGAAATAG
- a CDS encoding porin, with product MSVLKSLTLGSAAGLVALAGAQAADLPVKTKAIEYVKICNLYGAGFYFIPGTDTCLRIGGAIRIDTAFNGAVYDAPFWLGGANGAGSFNRNYFSTRERVNLFVDTRTATDYGLLRTYANLQLDFTQGRDNIAGGFGATDFAFIQFAGFTFGKAVSMFDPQWALGKPFISNGFMTGSNNTTGIPMLAYTATLGNGLSATISLEDAQPYRSAGVINTAVTFLGPFGSNGTSGPTYGTVANSFVGNAQGGDHVPDIVGNLRIDQAWGSAHIAAAAHEVHGTYYTAANSDTGHPSSTWGYAISGAFELKNLPTGTGDSLKVEASFANGAAKYVFGGTIDQLGAGRFAIANGNGIAFGYILDGVYTGTNAANGTGISKTDAWEVSAYYEHYWNPAWRTSVFGSYSQISYGSGANAALLAAFNAPVPPPNSVAAGSALAGTFSLGFAQIGTRTAWSPVRNLTLSAEFTYTRLDQNLSGTVNVTGVPGYAGATTFNVRDQNRYNGAVQALRSF from the coding sequence ATGAGTGTTCTTAAGTCGCTCACGCTCGGCTCTGCGGCAGGTCTTGTCGCCCTGGCCGGTGCACAAGCCGCCGATCTCCCCGTAAAGACCAAAGCAATCGAGTACGTCAAGATCTGCAATCTCTATGGTGCCGGCTTCTACTTCATCCCGGGCACTGACACCTGCCTTCGGATCGGTGGAGCAATCCGCATCGATACCGCCTTCAACGGCGCCGTCTACGACGCGCCGTTCTGGCTGGGTGGCGCAAACGGTGCCGGCTCGTTCAACCGCAACTACTTCTCGACGCGCGAGCGCGTCAACCTGTTCGTCGATACACGCACCGCCACCGACTACGGCCTTCTGCGCACCTACGCCAACCTGCAACTGGACTTCACCCAGGGCCGGGACAATATCGCCGGCGGCTTCGGCGCAACCGACTTTGCATTCATCCAGTTCGCCGGATTCACCTTCGGCAAGGCCGTCTCGATGTTCGACCCGCAGTGGGCGCTGGGCAAGCCGTTTATCTCGAACGGCTTCATGACCGGTTCGAACAACACAACCGGCATTCCGATGCTGGCTTACACCGCAACACTCGGCAACGGCCTGTCGGCGACGATCTCGCTGGAAGACGCGCAGCCCTATCGCTCGGCTGGCGTCATCAACACCGCAGTGACGTTTCTTGGTCCGTTCGGATCCAACGGCACCAGCGGCCCGACCTATGGCACGGTCGCGAACAGCTTTGTCGGCAACGCGCAGGGCGGCGACCATGTTCCGGACATTGTCGGCAATCTGCGCATCGACCAGGCCTGGGGATCGGCGCACATCGCAGCCGCCGCCCACGAAGTCCACGGGACATATTATACCGCCGCCAACAGCGATACGGGCCACCCATCGTCCACCTGGGGCTACGCGATCAGCGGCGCTTTCGAGCTGAAGAACCTGCCGACAGGCACCGGTGACAGCTTGAAAGTCGAAGCCAGCTTCGCCAATGGCGCGGCCAAATATGTCTTCGGCGGCACCATCGACCAACTCGGCGCCGGCCGTTTCGCCATCGCCAACGGCAACGGCATCGCATTCGGCTACATCCTTGACGGCGTGTATACCGGCACCAATGCCGCGAATGGAACCGGCATCTCAAAGACCGATGCGTGGGAGGTGAGCGCCTACTATGAGCATTATTGGAACCCGGCCTGGCGGACCTCGGTATTCGGCTCGTACAGTCAGATCTCCTATGGCAGCGGTGCGAACGCTGCTCTGCTTGCCGCATTCAACGCGCCGGTCCCGCCCCCCAACAGCGTTGCAGCCGGCTCCGCGCTCGCCGGCACGTTTTCGCTCGGCTTCGCTCAAATCGGCACGCGAACGGCCTGGAGTCCGGTCAGGAATCTGACGCTGTCGGCCGAATTCACCTACACCCGTCTCGACCAGAACCTGAGCGGCACGGTGAATGTCACAGGCGTGCCCGGTTATGCAGGCGCCACCACATTCAATGTCAGAGATCAGAACCGATACAACGGCGCTGTCCAGGCCCTGCGCAGTTTCTGA
- a CDS encoding cobyrinate a,c-diamide synthase: MPASLLISAPASGVGKTTLTLALARAYRDRGLKVQCFKSGPDYIDPAFHTAATGRASVNIDSWAMDRATIGALAARGEDSDLVLAEGSMGLFDGSAAKGVWGTGATADIAEMMGWPVLLVIDPSGQAQTAAAIATGLRDFRAGVRIAGVVLNRVASPRHEKLVRDALAGVDIPVFGALPRHAAIALPERHLGLVQAEEHGEVDGLIAEAARVVTTHVDLDAVLQAAAPARLPQRPSSPAVVTPPGQRIALARDSAFSFVYPHMLEAWRAAGAEIATFSPLANEAPDAGADVCWLPGGYPELHAGRIAANTRFRRALTSFAETRPVHGECGGYMALGGGLTDAGGVRHEMVGLLGLETSFAQRRLHLGYRLAELVVPMPGHQVGARLRGHEFHYSTIVSQPDPSLAVVRDAAGTGVAETGSRRGNTTGTFFHLIAEDR, from the coding sequence ATGCCGGCGAGCCTCCTCATCTCCGCGCCTGCTTCCGGTGTCGGCAAGACGACGCTGACGCTGGCATTGGCGCGCGCCTATCGCGATCGCGGGCTGAAGGTTCAGTGTTTCAAGAGTGGGCCAGACTATATCGATCCTGCTTTTCATACCGCAGCCACCGGACGCGCCTCGGTCAACATCGATAGCTGGGCCATGGATCGTGCAACCATCGGAGCGCTCGCCGCGCGGGGGGAGGATTCGGATCTTGTCCTGGCTGAAGGATCGATGGGCCTGTTCGACGGTTCTGCCGCGAAGGGCGTTTGGGGCACCGGCGCCACGGCTGATATCGCCGAGATGATGGGGTGGCCGGTGCTGCTTGTCATCGATCCTTCGGGACAGGCGCAAACCGCTGCAGCTATAGCTACGGGACTGCGCGATTTTCGCGCGGGCGTGCGTATTGCCGGGGTCGTCCTCAATCGCGTCGCCAGTCCGCGGCACGAGAAGCTGGTGCGCGATGCGTTGGCCGGGGTCGACATACCCGTCTTCGGCGCATTGCCTCGCCACGCTGCGATCGCGCTGCCGGAGCGGCACCTTGGCCTGGTGCAGGCTGAGGAGCATGGTGAGGTTGACGGCCTGATCGCAGAGGCCGCACGTGTCGTCACCACGCATGTTGATCTGGATGCGGTGTTGCAGGCGGCGGCGCCCGCCCGGTTGCCACAACGGCCGTCGTCGCCCGCGGTCGTGACGCCGCCCGGTCAGCGCATTGCTTTGGCGCGCGATAGCGCTTTTTCTTTTGTCTATCCGCATATGCTCGAAGCCTGGCGTGCCGCGGGTGCCGAGATCGCAACCTTCTCGCCACTCGCCAATGAGGCTCCCGATGCCGGCGCCGACGTCTGCTGGCTGCCGGGCGGCTATCCGGAGCTGCATGCCGGCCGGATCGCAGCCAACACACGCTTCCGCCGCGCGTTAACATCCTTTGCCGAAACGCGCCCGGTGCATGGCGAGTGCGGGGGCTATATGGCGCTTGGCGGCGGGTTGACCGATGCTGGGGGTGTCCGCCACGAGATGGTGGGATTGCTCGGCCTGGAAACCAGCTTCGCCCAGCGCCGCTTGCATCTGGGCTATCGGCTTGCCGAGCTCGTGGTGCCGATGCCCGGACATCAGGTGGGGGCGCGGCTGCGCGGCCACGAATTCCATTATTCCACCATCGTCTCGCAGCCCGATCCATCCCTGGCCGTCGTTCGCGATGCGGCCGGCACGGGTGTCGCGGAAACCGGCTCGCGGCGCGGCAACACCACCGGCACATTCTTTCATCTGATCGCGGAGGACAGGTGA
- a CDS encoding class II aldolase/adducin family protein: MTQSDAVRRELVAANHILAHEGVLDAFGHVSVRNPADAGRYLLSRSRSPEIVADADIRSFTLDSTPMEPESGPFYMERVIHGALYQLRPDVSAVCHFHAPPIMPFCVTGMEIVPVTHLGATMGAKVPFWSGQDSFGDTNMLVSTAEEGASLAKAMGSNWSVLMANHGAVVAGRTLREVVFRAIHFCRNAEVLGASLRLGSVTPLTAGEIRLASEVNLQDVVLQRAWDYWLHRVPRDGDRWPRQAGTAAG; encoded by the coding sequence ATGACCCAATCGGACGCAGTGCGTCGCGAACTGGTCGCCGCGAACCACATCCTGGCCCATGAAGGGGTGCTGGACGCGTTCGGCCATGTCAGTGTTCGCAATCCGGCCGATGCCGGCCGCTATCTGCTGTCCCGGTCCCGCAGCCCCGAAATCGTGGCGGATGCGGACATCCGCAGCTTCACCCTTGATTCGACTCCAATGGAGCCCGAATCCGGGCCGTTTTATATGGAGCGGGTGATCCACGGCGCTCTTTACCAGCTCCGTCCCGACGTCAGTGCGGTCTGCCATTTCCACGCTCCGCCGATCATGCCGTTCTGTGTCACTGGTATGGAGATTGTGCCGGTGACACATCTCGGCGCCACCATGGGTGCGAAGGTCCCGTTCTGGAGCGGGCAGGATAGTTTCGGCGATACCAACATGCTGGTCTCGACGGCGGAGGAGGGGGCCTCGCTCGCCAAGGCGATGGGCTCCAACTGGTCCGTCCTGATGGCCAACCATGGGGCCGTGGTCGCCGGCCGGACGCTGCGCGAGGTGGTCTTTCGCGCGATCCATTTTTGTCGCAACGCAGAAGTCCTCGGAGCCTCATTGCGGCTCGGCAGCGTGACACCGCTGACGGCAGGCGAGATCCGGCTTGCCAGTGAAGTCAACCTTCAGGATGTGGTTTTGCAGCGCGCCTGGGACTACTGGCTGCACAGGGTACCGCGCGATGGGGACCGATGGCCTCGCCAGGCCGGTACGGCGGCGGGGTGA